In a genomic window of Bacillota bacterium:
- a CDS encoding DUF4276 family protein yields the protein MTRVNIIVEGQTEETFVRDVLAPYLGTSEVYVAARRVLTSKRGDKYFRGGLANYSLPKRDIEMWLSHDRTAWLTTMFDFYRLPSDFPGYEAALQCDDPYEAVSILEKSMKSDLGSQRVLP from the coding sequence ATGACGCGCGTGAATATCATTGTTGAGGGGCAAACGGAGGAGACATTTGTAAGAGATGTTTTAGCACCTTATCTTGGAACATCAGAGGTATATGTTGCCGCTAGGCGAGTCTTAACTAGCAAGCGTGGAGACAAGTATTTTCGAGGCGGCTTAGCTAACTACTCTTTGCCTAAAAGAGACATCGAGATGTGGCTCTCACATGACAGGACAGCTTGGTTAACCACGATGTTTGATTTTTACCGCCTGCCGAGCGATTTTCCAGGCTACGAGGCTGCCCTGCAATGTGACGATCCCTACGAGGCTGTTTCCATATTGGAGAAATCTATGAAGAGTGATTTAGGCAGTCAGAGAGTACTACCATAG
- a CDS encoding toxin-antitoxin system protein yields the protein MASTTVRLAEEHVRMLRELAKQSNESMQIVLGKAIESYRRQLLLQATNDAYACLKADAVLWAEEVAERQIWEFTLGDGLEDRK from the coding sequence ATGGCGAGTACTACGGTAAGGTTAGCCGAGGAACATGTTCGTATGTTGAGGGAGTTAGCAAAGCAGTCAAATGAGTCTATGCAGATTGTGCTGGGCAAGGCGATTGAATCTTATAGGAGACAACTTCTCCTTCAGGCGACTAATGATGCCTATGCCTGTCTAAAGGCTGACGCCGTCTTGTGGGCAGAAGAAGTGGCCGAACGGCAGATCTGGGAATTTACGCTCGGTGACGGCTTGGAGGACAGAAAGTGA
- a CDS encoding AAA-like domain-containing protein: MRRFNTTGPCFPDEHYMLNAEDRLDVRGLIEQGQYFVIYAARQSGKTTLLKSLEQSINTSQLYYALYCSLEAVQSFPEPERGIPQIFNCITSAIKISGLPLKGSLGEIAASVDKNDSAVAIKELFHALCAKLNKPLVVFFDEADCLSEGTLVTFLRQLRDGYINRKQASFIHSLALVGMRSASPFNIVRTALTLHNFTRAEIAQLYSQHTETTGQIFEPGAIDKVHWWTNGQPWLVNAIALEAIENELSYDYAKLVTADMVEDAVQAIVLRRDVHIDSLLERLNEPRVRKVIEPVILGFAERIDYMSDDFMYCLNLGLIAIEDGQVVAGNRTYGEVFIRTLSFSTQFALQSSIKPVWALPDRIDMTGLLKAFQQFWRENSEIWIEKYEYKEAAPHLVLQAFLQRVINGGGDILREYASGRRRFDLCVLYAGKKYPLELKLKHSAKTEPEGLEQLGAYMDTMGEREGWLVIFDRSIDTPWENKLYWKTIATTQGTIHVVGC, from the coding sequence GTGAGGCGGTTTAACACAACGGGCCCGTGCTTTCCTGACGAGCACTACATGCTTAACGCCGAGGACCGGCTTGATGTGCGTGGGTTGATAGAGCAAGGGCAATACTTTGTCATTTATGCCGCACGTCAAAGCGGCAAGACCACCCTACTTAAGAGTCTTGAACAATCCATAAACACTAGTCAGCTCTACTACGCACTCTATTGCTCGCTCGAAGCAGTGCAGTCCTTCCCTGAACCAGAGCGCGGAATACCTCAGATTTTTAACTGCATAACTTCAGCTATAAAAATATCGGGTCTGCCCCTAAAGGGTAGCCTCGGTGAAATTGCAGCCAGCGTCGACAAGAACGACAGCGCTGTGGCGATAAAAGAGCTTTTTCATGCCCTGTGCGCGAAGCTTAACAAACCGCTTGTCGTTTTCTTTGATGAGGCAGACTGTTTGAGCGAAGGTACGCTTGTCACCTTCCTGCGGCAGTTACGGGATGGCTATATTAACAGAAAACAAGCCTCGTTTATTCACTCTTTGGCCTTAGTCGGCATGCGCTCTGCCAGTCCGTTTAACATAGTCAGAACCGCATTAACCCTACACAATTTTACCCGCGCGGAAATTGCCCAACTCTATAGCCAGCACACAGAAACAACAGGGCAGATATTTGAGCCCGGGGCAATTGACAAAGTACATTGGTGGACAAATGGGCAACCCTGGCTGGTAAATGCCATTGCCTTGGAAGCGATCGAGAATGAACTGAGCTACGACTATGCCAAGCTAGTAACGGCTGACATGGTAGAAGATGCGGTGCAGGCTATAGTTCTTCGCCGAGATGTACATATTGATAGCCTACTTGAGCGACTTAACGAACCACGTGTGCGAAAAGTCATCGAGCCCGTTATCCTTGGGTTTGCCGAAAGAATCGATTACATGTCAGATGACTTTATGTATTGCTTAAATCTTGGACTCATAGCAATAGAAGACGGGCAGGTTGTCGCCGGGAATCGCACCTATGGCGAGGTGTTTATCCGCACCTTGTCCTTCAGCACCCAGTTCGCCCTGCAAAGCAGTATAAAGCCAGTGTGGGCATTACCCGACAGGATCGACATGACTGGCCTGCTTAAGGCATTCCAGCAGTTTTGGCGAGAAAACAGCGAAATCTGGATAGAGAAGTATGAGTACAAGGAGGCTGCGCCTCATCTTGTGCTGCAGGCATTTCTGCAACGGGTTATAAACGGCGGAGGCGACATACTGCGCGAGTACGCCAGCGGCAGACGGCGGTTCGATTTATGCGTCCTGTATGCCGGAAAGAAATACCCCCTCGAGCTCAAGCTTAAGCATAGCGCCAAAACCGAGCCCGAAGGGCTTGAACAGCTCGGAGCATACATGGACACCATGGGGGAGCGCGAAGGCTGGTTAGTAATATTTGACCGGAGCATAGATACGCCTTGGGAGAACAAGTTATACTGGAAAACTATCGCTACAACCCAAGGGACTATCCATGTGGTGGGTTGCTGA
- a CDS encoding DUF4276 family protein — translation MFSDVASISDHFFDVCGLKEKLEVVRSSFLSPEHINSDPDLAPSKRLIDCVPGYGYLKASSGPIIAGRIGIDTIRRECPHFDSWIKQLLAVGGRI, via the coding sequence TTGTTTTCCGATGTCGCCTCGATTTCCGATCACTTTTTCGATGTTTGTGGTCTCAAGGAAAAGCTAGAGGTAGTTAGGAGTAGTTTCCTGAGCCCAGAACACATTAACTCTGATCCTGACCTAGCACCGTCTAAGAGATTAATTGACTGTGTGCCCGGGTATGGGTATCTCAAAGCAAGTTCTGGACCCATTATCGCTGGGCGGATCGGGATAGACACAATTCGAAGGGAGTGCCCCCACTTTGACTCATGGATCAAGCAGCTTCTGGCTGTCGGCGGGAGAATCTAG
- a CDS encoding type II toxin-antitoxin system PemK/MazF family toxin, whose translation MRPSRGEIWLVSLDPVVGREQAGMRPALIVSVNQFNHGPAELVVLVPITTTRRNVPLHVTLSPIETGLSYVSSAKCEDVRSVSLKRLDRCLGAVAPSTLELVEDRMRILLGL comes from the coding sequence GTGAGGCCTTCGCGAGGTGAAATCTGGCTGGTGTCGCTCGACCCTGTCGTGGGGCGCGAGCAAGCAGGCATGCGCCCAGCACTAATTGTGTCGGTTAATCAGTTTAATCATGGGCCCGCCGAACTGGTCGTTCTAGTGCCTATAACTACAACACGCAGGAATGTACCTCTACATGTCACGCTAAGCCCGATCGAAACAGGGCTTAGTTACGTGAGCTCTGCGAAGTGCGAGGACGTAAGGTCGGTATCTTTGAAGCGACTAGATCGCTGTCTAGGAGCTGTTGCTCCTAGCACGCTGGAGTTAGTCGAAGATCGAATGCGCATCCTGTTGGGTTTATAG
- a CDS encoding type II toxin-antitoxin system HicB family antitoxin yields MRHFKIVVEKHTDGYVAYPLGVRGVIVGQGDSYEEALTDVRSAIRFHIETFGIDALNAESSILEAFVAEAGVEV; encoded by the coding sequence TTGAGACACTTCAAGATTGTGGTTGAAAAACACACTGATGGTTACGTGGCTTACCCATTGGGGGTTAGGGGAGTTATAGTCGGGCAGGGAGATTCTTACGAGGAAGCGCTGACAGATGTAAGATCAGCAATCCGATTCCATATTGAGACTTTTGGGATCGATGCCCTGAATGCGGAGTCGTCTATTCTTGAGGCTTTTGTTGCCGAAGCTGGAGTCGAAGTCTGA
- a CDS encoding transposase gives MPRQAREKSPTGYYHIMMRGIDRDFIYQSSKDKTYFVDLLKEAEQLDIVAYCLMDNHVHLVVQGDIVALSLALRKLNIKYAMHYNFVNKRVGHVFQNRYRSEIVEDDKYLAHLIRYVHNNPVKAGLVAEARQYRWSSYGEYLGNLNIVSPIQKRVVLGLFPKGTESFKIFHLEPDENEYLDTAEDIERDRLKRAQTIVAAFCSTREIKDHSFLKSNPKQTEELVAELLRHTKLSHRKIASLLDINAYYVHQVSRGGSS, from the coding sequence ATGCCAAGACAAGCACGCGAAAAAAGCCCCACAGGGTATTACCACATCATGATGCGGGGCATCGACAGGGATTTTATCTATCAGTCTAGTAAAGACAAGACCTACTTTGTTGATCTGCTGAAGGAAGCTGAGCAGCTGGACATAGTAGCGTATTGCCTAATGGATAACCATGTGCACTTGGTGGTGCAGGGGGATATCGTGGCCCTCTCCTTAGCCCTGCGGAAGTTAAATATCAAGTATGCTATGCATTATAATTTTGTGAACAAGAGGGTAGGGCATGTATTTCAAAATCGCTATCGGAGCGAAATTGTCGAAGACGACAAGTACCTAGCACACCTGATAAGGTACGTGCATAATAACCCTGTGAAGGCCGGCCTCGTGGCCGAGGCGCGACAGTACAGGTGGAGCAGTTATGGCGAGTATCTAGGCAACCTCAACATAGTATCTCCTATACAAAAGCGGGTGGTCCTTGGACTCTTTCCTAAGGGAACCGAGAGCTTTAAGATATTTCACCTTGAGCCGGATGAGAACGAGTACCTAGACACCGCCGAGGATATAGAGCGCGACAGGCTAAAGCGTGCGCAAACCATAGTGGCTGCCTTTTGCAGCACACGGGAGATCAAAGACCATAGTTTTCTCAAGAGTAACCCAAAACAAACGGAGGAACTCGTGGCAGAACTGCTGCGCCACACCAAGCTAAGCCACCGCAAGATTGCCAGCCTGTTAGACATCAACGCGTACTACGTGCACCAAGTCAGTAGAGGCGGGAGCAGCTAG
- a CDS encoding ATP-binding protein — translation MYIKRAVEDAVNRVARSFPVLLVTGPRQVGKSTLLEHLSMPGRQVVSLDDPEIRFLAKTDPALFMQRYKPPVLIDEIQYATELLSHIKMAVDRSKRSGDFWLTGSQSFVMMRDVSETLAGRVGIINLLGLSNSEIQGRPSRVFTTNPEMLMSRLGEVQKMGLTDLYERIFKGSMPQLYASDDVPWEMFYRSYVETYLKRDIKDLTQVADEMDFYKFMVAVAARTAKPVVYEEIACECGVSAPTVKKWISILVSSGVVALVQPYHNNVLKRITKMPLLHFLDTGLCAYLLRWSSPEVLEKGAMSGAFFESYVFSEIYKSFLNVGREPPIYYYRDKDKKEIDLLIHENGTLYPIEIKKSASPGRDSIKHFGVLKPVQDPEKHGGLAQAKTIIGNGVVICMSNDLLPIDATNWRVPVWMI, via the coding sequence TTGTACATTAAGCGCGCTGTAGAAGATGCGGTGAATAGGGTGGCTAGAAGTTTCCCTGTGCTGCTCGTAACCGGGCCGCGTCAGGTGGGTAAATCTACATTGCTGGAGCACCTGTCTATGCCAGGGCGTCAAGTGGTCAGCCTAGACGACCCCGAGATAAGATTTTTGGCCAAGACTGATCCGGCCCTATTTATGCAGCGCTACAAACCACCAGTACTGATTGACGAAATTCAGTATGCGACTGAACTATTGTCGCACATCAAAATGGCTGTAGATAGGTCGAAGCGTAGCGGTGACTTCTGGCTCACCGGTTCCCAATCATTTGTGATGATGCGTGATGTTAGCGAAACCTTAGCTGGCCGAGTAGGTATTATTAATCTCTTGGGGCTTTCAAACAGTGAGATTCAGGGCCGTCCTTCGCGCGTTTTTACTACCAACCCCGAAATGTTGATGTCTCGTCTTGGTGAAGTGCAAAAGATGGGGCTTACTGACTTGTATGAGCGCATCTTCAAAGGGTCTATGCCGCAGCTTTACGCCTCTGATGACGTTCCTTGGGAGATGTTTTATCGTTCCTACGTCGAGACCTATCTCAAGCGCGATATCAAAGATCTAACGCAAGTGGCGGATGAAATGGACTTCTATAAGTTCATGGTTGCCGTGGCGGCCCGGACTGCCAAGCCAGTTGTCTACGAGGAGATTGCCTGTGAATGCGGTGTCTCTGCCCCCACCGTAAAGAAATGGATTTCAATCCTAGTATCATCTGGCGTGGTGGCCCTTGTGCAACCCTACCACAACAATGTGCTTAAGCGCATCACCAAGATGCCCCTGCTGCATTTTCTAGATACGGGGCTATGTGCCTATCTTTTGCGTTGGAGCAGCCCGGAGGTGCTTGAGAAGGGTGCTATGTCAGGGGCGTTCTTCGAGAGCTATGTTTTTTCGGAGATCTATAAGAGCTTTTTGAACGTTGGGCGGGAGCCACCCATTTACTACTACCGAGACAAAGACAAGAAAGAGATTGACCTTCTCATCCACGAAAATGGAACCCTCTACCCGATTGAGATAAAGAAATCAGCGTCACCAGGGCGGGATTCTATTAAACACTTTGGCGTCTTGAAGCCGGTGCAGGACCCAGAAAAACATGGCGGCCTAGCGCAGGCAAAAACCATCATCGGAAATGGAGTGGTCATCTGCATGAGCAATGATTTGCTGCCCATAGATGCCACCAATTGGCGTGTGCCGGTGTGGATGATTTAG
- the pepT gene encoding peptidase T, whose protein sequence is MTRLVERFLRYVQVDTASDANSPTQPSTAKQLDLGKILVADLLELGLADAHLDEYGYVYATLPGNVEHSVPTIGLVAHVDVVADVPSAGIKARIVKDYDGGDIVLNEEQSIVLSPAEYPELKLCTGDDLIVTDGTTLLGADNKAGIAEIMAAVEYLLQHPEIKRGTVRIAFTPDEEIARGTAKFDLAKFGADYAYTLDGGALGGIEYETFNAASAKVTVKGRNIHPGASKNKMKNALLLGVDFNSMLPPAERPVHTEGYEGFYHLTEVQGTPEQAVLKYIVRDHDKEKFAARKERLGEIGRYLNGVYGEGTFTVEVADSYYNMAEKILPAMHIVDLAKQAMREIGVTPITTPVRGGTDGARLSFMGLPCPNIFTGGHNYHSTHEYASIQTMEKAVELVVKIVEMNAR, encoded by the coding sequence ATGACGCGATTAGTTGAAAGGTTTTTAAGGTATGTCCAAGTGGATACGGCTTCTGATGCCAATTCTCCGACACAGCCCAGCACAGCAAAGCAGCTCGACCTAGGCAAGATACTGGTAGCAGACTTGCTCGAACTAGGCCTTGCAGACGCTCATCTTGATGAGTATGGCTACGTGTACGCCACTTTGCCTGGCAATGTGGAACATAGTGTGCCCACGATTGGCCTAGTAGCCCATGTTGACGTGGTGGCCGATGTGCCGAGCGCGGGCATTAAGGCGCGTATTGTCAAGGACTACGACGGAGGCGACATCGTGCTAAACGAGGAGCAAAGTATTGTGCTTTCGCCTGCGGAGTACCCCGAGCTTAAGCTCTGCACGGGGGACGACCTTATTGTTACCGATGGTACGACCTTGCTCGGAGCAGATAACAAGGCCGGCATTGCTGAGATTATGGCGGCCGTGGAGTATCTTTTGCAGCACCCCGAGATTAAGCGAGGCACGGTGCGCATTGCCTTTACCCCGGATGAAGAGATTGCGCGCGGTACGGCTAAGTTTGACCTGGCGAAGTTTGGGGCGGACTACGCCTACACACTTGACGGCGGTGCCCTAGGCGGCATTGAGTACGAGACCTTTAACGCGGCGTCGGCCAAGGTTACTGTTAAGGGGCGCAATATTCACCCCGGTGCGTCGAAGAACAAAATGAAGAATGCCCTGCTCCTTGGGGTTGATTTTAACAGTATGCTGCCACCCGCCGAGCGCCCAGTGCATACCGAAGGGTACGAAGGTTTTTATCATTTGACGGAAGTGCAGGGGACTCCGGAGCAGGCTGTGCTAAAGTATATAGTTCGCGACCATGATAAAGAGAAGTTTGCCGCGCGAAAAGAACGTTTAGGTGAAATCGGCCGCTACCTTAACGGCGTCTACGGAGAGGGCACCTTCACGGTAGAAGTAGCGGACTCTTACTACAACATGGCCGAGAAGATCTTGCCGGCCATGCACATCGTGGATTTGGCCAAGCAAGCCATGCGCGAGATTGGCGTTACGCCTATCACTACCCCGGTAAGGGGTGGTACGGACGGTGCTAGGCTCTCTTTTATGGGCTTGCCCTGCCCTAATATCTTTACCGGCGGGCATAATTACCACAGCACGCATGAGTACGCTTCTATCCAGACCATGGAGAAAGCTGTGGAGCTAGTAGTGAAGATAGTGGAGATGAACGCCCGCTAA
- a CDS encoding type II toxin-antitoxin system HicB family antitoxin, translating to MRLTAIIEREGDGYVALCPELDIASQGNTVEQSRRNLLEAVELFFEAASSEEIGTRLRGEVFVTHIEVARG from the coding sequence ATGAGACTGACCGCTATTATCGAGCGTGAAGGCGATGGCTATGTCGCTCTGTGTCCGGAACTTGATATTGCGAGCCAAGGAAATACAGTGGAGCAATCGCGGAGAAATTTACTGGAAGCAGTGGAACTATTCTTTGAAGCAGCGTCTTCCGAAGAAATAGGGACCCGGCTACGCGGAGAGGTTTTTGTCACCCACATTGAGGTAGCGCGTGGGTAG
- a CDS encoding AAA family ATPase, with product MLINFAREVMNVLKKIRISGYKSLREQTIDLQPINILIGGNGVGKSNFLSFFRMLNYITSKALQLYVARVGGANTLLYYGAKSSPQLECSLTFDTKAGSNVYEAKFACAAGDTLIFLDELVSFTRTNSSAKTPKSLGSAGHKETMLDDAKVPELAKTAQVIKSIMSMWRVYHFHDTSPDARVKKKCSIADNEYLRDDAGNLAPFLYRLRSEHPAYYGRIVEYVRLFAPWFGDFVLKPDVENTGTISLSWREKDSDYPFGVDQLSDGTLRMMALISMLLQPSLPSCIILDEPELGLHPFALRLLADIIKATSRKSQVVVATQSAYFVDQFTANDILVAERSNKQSVFKRLDESALELWLKEYSLGELWEMNVFGGRPAL from the coding sequence GTGTTGATAAACTTTGCTCGAGAGGTGATGAATGTGTTAAAGAAAATACGGATCTCTGGCTACAAAAGTCTGCGGGAGCAGACCATCGATCTTCAACCCATAAATATTCTTATTGGGGGCAATGGGGTCGGTAAGTCCAATTTTTTATCGTTTTTTCGCATGCTAAACTACATTACTAGCAAAGCACTGCAATTGTACGTTGCCAGAGTAGGTGGGGCGAACACTCTTTTGTACTACGGGGCAAAGAGTTCACCCCAATTGGAGTGTAGCCTAACTTTTGATACGAAGGCAGGCTCGAACGTTTACGAGGCGAAATTTGCGTGTGCCGCGGGAGACACGCTTATTTTCCTGGATGAGCTAGTCTCTTTCACAAGGACAAACTCCTCGGCAAAAACGCCAAAATCTTTGGGTTCGGCAGGACATAAAGAGACAATGCTTGATGACGCAAAGGTACCAGAGCTAGCGAAGACGGCACAAGTTATAAAGTCGATTATGAGTATGTGGCGAGTGTATCATTTTCATGATACATCACCAGACGCACGAGTTAAGAAGAAGTGCAGCATCGCCGACAACGAATACCTGCGTGACGATGCCGGCAACCTAGCGCCTTTCCTATATCGCTTACGCTCGGAGCATCCAGCCTACTACGGCAGAATTGTTGAATATGTCCGTTTGTTCGCTCCGTGGTTTGGAGACTTTGTTCTAAAACCGGATGTAGAAAACACAGGCACCATTTCTTTGTCATGGCGAGAGAAGGACTCAGACTACCCATTCGGTGTAGACCAGTTATCTGATGGCACTCTTAGGATGATGGCTCTGATATCTATGCTTCTGCAGCCCTCTCTGCCATCATGCATCATTCTAGATGAACCAGAATTAGGATTGCATCCATTCGCGCTGAGGCTACTTGCCGACATTATCAAAGCAACATCCCGTAAGTCCCAGGTTGTGGTGGCTACCCAGTCGGCCTACTTTGTGGATCAATTTACGGCCAATGACATCTTGGTGGCCGAACGGAGCAACAAACAGTCAGTTTTCAAGAGACTGGATGAAAGCGCGCTGGAGTTATGGTTAAAGGAATACTCGTTGGGTGAACTATGGGAGATGAATGTTTTTGGCGGCAGGCCGGCGTTATGA
- a CDS encoding PhzF family phenazine biosynthesis protein, translating into MSYPFYILDVFAPHKYAGNQLAVVRHSAKLTSAEMLAIAKEMNYSETTFIYSDSPREGGFDVRIFTPGEEVPFAGHPTLGTAYVIQQTILQHEVAELVLNLAVGKIPVTFTYDAGLPHTLWMRQVQPSFLSTLDPQGMADLLGLTLEDIDSRFPIQEVSTGLPFIIVPLKNLAAVKKCRPETRRLLDYVAALTAKNILVFAPETYNRENDYNARVFTDYLGIPEDPATGSANGCLAAYLVKYRYNGTTSLTARVEQGYEIGRPSLLLLKAEEQKGSIAVHVGGQVVLVAHGTLL; encoded by the coding sequence GTGAGCTACCCCTTTTACATCCTCGACGTCTTTGCCCCCCATAAGTACGCGGGCAATCAGCTGGCAGTTGTCAGGCACAGCGCCAAACTGACCAGCGCCGAAATGCTAGCCATCGCCAAAGAGATGAACTACAGCGAGACGACCTTTATTTACTCTGATTCCCCGCGCGAGGGGGGTTTTGACGTGCGCATTTTTACCCCAGGCGAAGAGGTCCCTTTTGCCGGGCACCCCACCCTAGGCACAGCCTATGTCATTCAGCAGACCATTTTGCAGCACGAAGTCGCCGAGTTGGTCTTAAACCTTGCCGTCGGTAAAATCCCCGTCACCTTTACCTACGATGCTGGCCTGCCCCACACCCTCTGGATGAGGCAAGTACAGCCCTCGTTCTTAAGCACACTTGACCCTCAGGGCATGGCAGACTTGCTCGGCCTAACCCTAGAGGACATCGACTCCCGCTTCCCCATCCAAGAGGTAAGCACAGGGCTGCCCTTTATAATTGTTCCCCTTAAAAATCTCGCCGCGGTAAAAAAGTGCCGCCCCGAGACCCGCCGTCTACTTGACTATGTCGCCGCCCTTACCGCGAAGAACATCCTCGTTTTTGCCCCCGAGACCTATAACCGCGAAAACGACTACAACGCCCGCGTCTTTACCGACTACCTCGGCATACCCGAAGACCCTGCCACAGGTAGCGCCAATGGCTGCCTGGCCGCCTACCTAGTCAAGTACCGTTACAACGGCACCACCTCGCTCACCGCGCGCGTCGAGCAAGGTTACGAAATCGGCCGCCCGTCTTTGCTCCTGCTCAAAGCCGAGGAACAAAAGGGTAGCATTGCAGTCCATGTCGGCGGTCAAGTCGTACTTGTGGCGCACGGCACACTACTATAA
- a CDS encoding nitroreductase family protein, which translates to MPRDFNHDILDLIKARWSPRAFSAEPVAMPELLALCEAARYAPSCFNEQPWRFILATTPDELAKMQSILAESNLEWAQHAPALLLILAKKTFSETGQDNYWHMFDAGTAWGYLSLEAQSRGLITHGMGGFSKKKAQELYQLPSDLAPMAVIAIGKLGQRDNLPEPLQAREHPGERANLESLFLKQ; encoded by the coding sequence ATGCCAAGAGACTTTAACCACGACATTTTAGACCTTATCAAGGCCCGCTGGTCCCCACGTGCCTTTAGTGCTGAACCAGTCGCCATGCCCGAACTCTTAGCACTCTGCGAAGCCGCACGCTATGCACCGTCGTGCTTTAACGAGCAGCCCTGGCGCTTTATCCTCGCCACGACCCCCGACGAACTGGCGAAAATGCAAAGCATCCTCGCCGAAAGCAACCTAGAATGGGCCCAGCATGCCCCGGCCCTACTCCTTATTCTCGCCAAAAAGACCTTCTCAGAAACCGGCCAAGACAACTACTGGCACATGTTCGATGCCGGCACCGCCTGGGGCTACCTCTCGCTCGAAGCACAAAGCCGCGGGCTCATTACCCACGGCATGGGCGGTTTTAGCAAAAAGAAAGCGCAAGAGCTCTACCAACTACCGAGCGACCTCGCGCCTATGGCCGTCATCGCCATCGGCAAATTAGGCCAGCGCGATAACCTGCCCGAGCCCCTGCAAGCGCGCGAACACCCCGGCGAGCGCGCGAACCTTGAAAGCCTGTTCCTCAAGCAGTAG
- a CDS encoding type II toxin-antitoxin system HicA family toxin encodes MGRLRVLSGKELCVILSAHGFIEVRRRGSHIIMQKMILQSTITVPIPDHSEIRIGTLQSQAPGTEPVARKKAPCVAFLCALLYTNM; translated from the coding sequence GTGGGTAGGTTGCGGGTACTTAGCGGCAAAGAGCTGTGCGTGATTTTGTCTGCGCACGGCTTTATTGAGGTGCGGAGGCGAGGTAGCCATATTATTATGCAGAAGATGATCCTCCAGAGCACGATAACCGTCCCGATCCCAGATCACAGCGAAATTCGAATTGGGACGCTTCAATCGCAAGCACCAGGGACGGAGCCTGTTGCTAGGAAGAAGGCGCCATGCGTTGCATTTCTGTGTGCTCTTTTGTATACTAATATGTAG
- a CDS encoding GNAT family N-acetyltransferase, which yields MNIRRAAITDTPKVMAMLASIWEDDYLPHTWISWVEETDRGVVLVAEEGDESGAIIGTCYTHFLPDSSCWLQGMRVDTKVRRAGVGSALTAASLAVARAAHCTHAYLGIDADNTPSLTMTERAGFRKACDYSRVGKKIPARESGLPKESTLWRKAQADDLERMWELGQSYAPSSAIFASWKWQPVSRAALEKFIAEEDLWVWGTPEILVWSGFAIHDEYRALFPLCGEEDAVQAAFLDLLQWLPDEKELYLELWQPPQNALGDLPQMNGFSGDDGYTIWEYKLLTEGTDKI from the coding sequence TTGAACATCAGAAGAGCCGCAATTACCGACACCCCTAAAGTCATGGCCATGCTCGCCAGCATTTGGGAAGACGACTACCTGCCACATACTTGGATTAGCTGGGTAGAGGAAACTGACCGCGGCGTGGTACTCGTGGCCGAAGAGGGAGACGAATCCGGCGCAATCATCGGCACCTGCTACACGCACTTTCTACCAGATAGCAGCTGCTGGCTACAGGGCATGCGCGTTGACACCAAGGTCCGCCGCGCCGGCGTCGGCAGCGCACTCACAGCCGCCAGTCTCGCGGTGGCCAGGGCAGCACATTGCACCCATGCCTACCTAGGTATCGACGCCGACAACACCCCCTCGCTCACTATGACGGAGAGAGCCGGCTTTCGCAAAGCATGCGATTACTCGAGAGTGGGCAAAAAAATCCCCGCGCGCGAATCTGGCCTGCCTAAAGAGAGCACCCTCTGGCGCAAAGCCCAAGCCGATGACTTAGAGCGCATGTGGGAACTAGGACAGTCCTATGCCCCAAGTAGCGCTATTTTTGCCAGCTGGAAGTGGCAGCCTGTATCCCGCGCGGCGCTAGAGAAATTCATCGCCGAGGAGGACCTCTGGGTATGGGGAACGCCCGAAATTTTAGTCTGGTCTGGCTTTGCCATACACGATGAGTACCGCGCCCTCTTCCCCCTGTGCGGCGAAGAAGACGCAGTACAGGCCGCCTTCTTAGACTTGCTACAGTGGCTGCCCGACGAAAAAGAACTCTACCTCGAGCTATGGCAGCCGCCGCAAAACGCCCTGGGAGACCTGCCGCAGATGAACGGCTTTAGCGGAGACGACGGCTACACCATCTGGGAGTACAAGCTCTTAACAGAGGGTACGGATAAAATTTAG